A single window of Salvia splendens isolate huo1 chromosome 8, SspV2, whole genome shotgun sequence DNA harbors:
- the LOC121745683 gene encoding protein FAR1-RELATED SEQUENCE 5-like: MEIGSPPPPNCDNHSSSDESVDNTNCGDLHTPDCPNKVKPFVGRNFPTLEKAIQFYENYGRHVGFDTLKCGSKKIGQLTIWFYMACSREGEKRVQDKQARRRRKSKKCGCKARVAFKFDSDRGYVIKNLNEEHNHPMVLPNHQKFMRLNRVLDDVHQKFITDCAGVNIGPSLTFKLLTELMGGYESVGCTVLDVRNYTRDIRRYAEGHDAQMILDELRKKKKSCDAFTYEYKVDSSDRMSHLFWCDPLSKKNFLLFGDIVSFDTTYSTNRYSMIFAPFTGKDNHGRAVTFGAGLLCSESADSFSWLFRQFVKCMGVAPKLIITDQDLGMKVAVEEVLVNTRHRWCMWHIMAKVAEKVPKSLLGNTDFKKELNSCVWSELIESTEFEDTWHKIMEEYGLEDTDWFSTMFRSRQYWVPAYFRDFPASSLIKTTSVSESQNSFFKRYSKSKANLVVFLMNFNNALEAQRYQTAKLDYMDANTTSTLKTQWPIEKYASTIFTDSAFKEIQEQILEAYNHCSILAISNESTHDIYKVLDHFSNTWNVTYSELDFAFHCGCKMFLRTGLVCCHIFLVLKHKNFKLIPDNLIGGRWLKSPLVKSAHGVDCEDVSTHIYVDEKKKASSILLGEMLSLYQAVSIDIDQTHELTSILRDVRQQIFADGVVLSAAQKKQRIESFYGGEKPLVVDVHPPEVVKTKGHASRLQPRLEKAMRLKNKPVRQCKKCHEWGHHDSRNCDKIKEKELQRSRRESEI, encoded by the exons ATGGAAATTGGATCACCCCCACCGCCGAACTGTGACAATCATTCTTCATCTGATGAAAGTGTTGATAATACAAATTGTGGAG ATTTACATACCCCTGATTGCCCTAACAAAGTGAAACCCTTTGTTGGTCGTAACtttcccacattggagaaagcaattcagttttatgaaaattatggTCGACATGTTGGTTTTGATACCCTCAAGTGCGGGTCTAAAAAAATTGGTCAACTCACCATATGGTTTTATATGGCGTGTAGTAGAGAAGGTGAAAAAAGAGTGCAAGACAAGCAAGCTAGACGCAGACGTAAATCCAAGAAATGCGGCTGTAAAGCTAGGGTTGCCTTCAAGTTTGACTCCGACAGAGGCTACGTAATCAAGAATTTGAATGAAGAACATAATCATCCTATGGTGCTTCCAAACCACCAGAAATTCATGAGACTCAATCGCGTTCTTGACGATGTCCACCAAAAATTTATTACCGATTGTGCTGGTGTCAATATTGGTCCATCACTAACATTTAAATTGTTGACTGAATTGATGGGTGGATATGAGTCAGTCGGGTGTACTGTATTGGACGTTCGCAATTACACCCGAGACATTAGGAGATATGCTGAAGGGCATGATGCTCAGATGATATTAGATGAGctaaggaagaagaagaaaagttgTGATGCCTTCACGTATGAATATAAGGTCGATTCTAGTGATAGAATGTCACATTTATTTTGGTGTGATCCGCTATCAAAGAAGAATTTTTTGCTATTCGGTGACATTGTTTCATTTGACACTACTTACTCAACCAACAG GTACTCTATGATATTTGCTCCGTTCACTGGTAAGGACAATCATGGAAGAGCTGTGACATTTGGTGCAGGTCTACTTTGTAGTGAGAGTGCAGACTCTTTCTCCTGGCTATTCCGGCAGTTTGTGAAATGCATGGGTGTAGCTCCGAAATTGATCATTACTGACCAAGACCTGGGAATGAAGGTTGCTGTCGAGGAGGTCCTTGTGAACACACGTCATAGATGGTGTATGTGGCACATCATGGCAAAAGTTGCTGAGAAGGTCCCAAAATCATTGCTTGGTAATACAGATTTTAAGAAGGAGTTAAACTCATGTGTCTGGTCCGAGTTGATTGAATCCACCGAGTTTGAAGACACTTGGCATAAGATTATGGAGGAATATGGACTTGAAGACACGGATTGGTTTTCTACAATGTTTCGATCAAGACAGTATTGGGTTCCAGCATACTTTAGAGACTTTCCTGCTAGTTCTTTGATAAAGACAACCTCTGTTTCTGAGTCGCAGAATAGTTTTTTTAAGAGGTATAGCAAGTCCAAAGCTAACCTTGTTGTGTTCTTAATGAACTTCAACAATGCTTTGGAGGCTCAAAGGTACCAAACGGCAAAGCTTGATTATATGGATGCTAATACCACATCGACATTGAAGACACAGTGGCCTATTGAAAAGTATGCTTCTACAATATTTACTGACAGTGCATTCAAGGAAATTCAAGAACAAATATTGGAGGCATACAATCATTGCAGTATTTTGGCGATATCAAATGAATCCACTCATGACATCTACAAGGTATTAGATCATTTCTCAAACACATGGAATGTTACATACTCAGAATTGGATTTTGCCTTTCATTGTGGTTGCAAAATGTTTCTGAGAACTGGTCTTGTATGCTGTCACATCTTCCTTGTGTTGAAACACAAAAACTTTAAGTTGATTCCTGACAATTTGATTGGAGGTCGATGGTTAAAGTCCCCACTAGTAAAGTCAGCTCATGGTGTTGACTGTGAAGATGTGAGTACTCATATCTATGTggatgagaagaagaaggcttCGTCTATCTTGTTGGGTGAAATGTTGTCTTTGTACCAAGCTGTTTCTATCGATATTGATCAAACCCATGAATTGACTTCTATACTTCGTGATGTAAGGCAGCAAATTTTTGCCGATGGTGTGGTATTGTCAGCTGCACAAAAGAAGCAGCGTATTGAGTCTTTTTATGGTGGGGAGAAACCCCTTGTTGTTGATGTTCATCCTCCTGAAGTTGTAAAGACGAAGGGGCATGCAAGTAGGCTCCAACCAAGGTTAGAAAAAGCTATGCGGCTAAAGAACAAACCTGTACGCCAATGCAAGAAATGCCATGAGTGGGGTCACCACGATTCAAGGAATTGCGACAAAATTAAAGAGAAAGAACTTCAGAGATCAAGAAGGGAGTCtgaaatttga